TACAATACGATCAGGGTATAACTTCACTAAATCTGAAAGTTTAAATATATGATTTGTATcaacagaaacattttcaaactgTTCAGCTATAAGTTCAACAAAAGCTATGTGCTCTGGGGCAATGTCTGTATGCATCGTTGCAAGTAAACTTGTTTCAGACTCAAACTTCCTATGGCGATTGTATAATAATGTGAAACAATTTTTATGATACACTGCGTCCAAAGCTGCCATATCACCACATGATAACTTCATAAGTAGCTTTGAATCAGAAAGATCATTGGCAATTTTACGAATTCTTAAATCCACTAATAATGCCTCAACCCTGTGAAAATCCTGAAATAGAACACTATCACAgaacaaaaaatatgttataacaggAGCTTTATCAGCCACCAGACTATATTCAGCTGTATTTGAGATACTTGTTCTAAGTTTCTTTCTAACTGTACTCATGTTTTGCAACTGATTAGAACtttcaagttttctttttctttgagcCCTTTCAATCTTCTGATCATTACATGAAGAATAACACATTTTATGCCACTTAGCACCGTTCACCATTAATGTTGTTTCGATCCCTTCACCATGATCAAGTCTGTTTGCATCGGCATATGAGGGAAGAGAGTCAAGATCAGATAAAGTCTGTATTCTTCTTGCCAACACTTAATAACTATTGATACCAGAAGACTTCTTTGAATATTTTGCAGGGTCTGACAGTggttcatttgtttttgtttgacatAGTATACGCAGCTTCCAATCCGTAGGTGCCTTTTCCTCAGCTTCCTTTGATGGACCAGACAAACTTGCAATTTCGATGGTTTTAGCCATGGTTAGTTTATGTGTTAGTACTTTTGCTAATAGCAGAGAGACTACAGTCATAAAGTTAGAGAGAAGCGCCACAACCAGCTAGGATAGGTAGTCTGTAAGCAAAAAAGTAAATGGTTAATTGCTGAAGGTAGCATTCTAAGTTGTTAGTTATTAGATAGCAGAATACATAACTAGCAAAGCAATTCACTATGTGGTGATCAAACACTAATGACCCAATATTACTTATTATAAGACCACCATTAACCATtataatttaccatcattatatTCAGTAACTGCAgtattaattttgaatatatcatttacttattttcattaaCAAAGTCTAAGCAAACATCATTACCTGATCATCTTTTTATCAGAAAAACATTTTGgtaacagttttgaaatatatacagtAAGCTGCAgatacatatttacaaatgggGATTTGGTTACAAAGTGAAGCAACAAATGTTATACTTTGTAAAAAGGGAAGTAACAAACTTAATCCCAACAACTTAGaaagtgttcaatataatttaatTTAGTATATATACCTTTGTTGGATATCAGTAGATTTTATATCTTAACAGAAATATGTACCGACAGTAAATAccttattatctccctttttgacACATATCTTGAAACTTAAgttaatgtttatatatatttcaataccaGAAGCCTGTCATGCCATGTCAGTgatatatttttagaattaagATCATTCTAAACAcaattatatagacttatttctATTTCAATGACTAATGCTATTTTGACAAACTcgttttacctccctttttaaaatgaatataaaagaatGTTCCAGAGCAGATAGAGTTTGTCTCCTCCTCTTATATGATTCTGGATACCTTAaattagttttatttgaaatttggtgctttcttcgcaaaagggaacatctttgccattttttgtctTATATCTTACTCGCTATGTAAGTTGACTGtgcatttttctcaccctgtgacaaaaGGATTGATATTTGCTTTATTAGATACAACGGTTGAAAAAGATATTTGCTTTATTAGATACAACGTTTGATAAAGATATTTGCTTTATTAGATACAACGGTTGATAAAGATATTTGCTTTATTGGATACAACGGTTGATAAAGATATTTGCTTTATTGGATACAACGGTTGATAAAGATATTTGCTATATTAGATACAACTGTTGATAAAGATATTTGCTTTATTAGATACAACGGTTGAAAAAGATATTTACTTTATTAGATACAACGGCTGATAAAGATATTTGCTTTATTAGATACAACGGTTGATAAAGATATTTACTTTATTAGATAAAACGGTTGATGTTATCGTAATCATTCTACAGTTACATTATCAAATGTACAGGTTCAGATTTGTACAGGTTCGGATCTGTATAGGGAGAAATATGAAATGTCTACCAAAATGTACTTCATAAAAAGCTTGTCatgatattttgaaattcaaattctgatattttcagacAAAGGTGGCTGAATACAAACGAAACCAGCACTTTTTCGACCGTGCAAAAGATGGATGTGGTACAAGAAGAATTGCTTCATTGTTCCATATGCATGGAACTATTTTCTGACCCCCGTACGTTACCATGTCAACATACATTTTGCCGAGACTGTTTGACTAACTATATAGAagggaaaagaaaaaatacttattCCAGACTAAATGCTTTTGATTGTCCACTGTGCCGAAAGAATGTCTCACTTGAAAATTACGATTCAAATGGTGGTTCATTTCCAATTAACTTGGTTGTATCTTCATTACTTAATATAAACAAACCAAGAAGAAGATACAAAGCGACAGCATCTCTCTGTGACAAGGCATGCCAAACATCCAAGGAAACAAGGTTTCTGAGAAACAAATTTTCACAGACAAAACAGATGCAGTCGAAAGAAGTAGCAGCACAAACAACAACGTATGTGAAGACAACCAATAAACGGACCCAAACTGACACTGAGAAAACAAAGGTGTCCCATATTGAACCACaagcacaaaaacaaaacaaaacgacaCAGACAGATAGAAACAGACTTGCAAAGACGA
This DNA window, taken from Mercenaria mercenaria strain notata chromosome 19, MADL_Memer_1, whole genome shotgun sequence, encodes the following:
- the LOC123542869 gene encoding tripartite motif containing 13-like, whose amino-acid sequence is MDVVQEELLHCSICMELFSDPRTLPCQHTFCRDCLTNYIEGKRKNTYSRLNAFDCPLCRKNVSLENYDSNGGSFPINLVVSSLLNINKPRRRYKATASLCDKACQTSKETRFLRNKFSQTKQMQSKEVAAQTTTYVKTTNKRTQTDTEKTKVSHIEPQAQKQNKTTQTDRNRLAKTRQYQARQDQACNVIAIKDARQDQACNVIAITDQFQYGSFSSLETSGTEYSSGGLIT